The following coding sequences lie in one Sorex araneus isolate mSorAra2 chromosome 4, mSorAra2.pri, whole genome shotgun sequence genomic window:
- the TMEM265 gene encoding transmembrane protein 265, whose amino-acid sequence MEDEEKAVESLVCKTEASHSPSPIRCCWLRLRYLAVTSIICGCSCLGVVALVFAIKAEERHKAGRSEEAEHWGARARRFILASFVVWLTVLILGPLLLWLLSYAIAQAE is encoded by the exons ATGGAGGACGAGGAGAAGGCAGTGGAGAGCTTGGTGTGCAAAACGGAAGCTTCTCATTCTCCATCCCCCATCCGCTGCTGCTGGCTCCGCCTCCGCTACTTGGCAGTTACTAGCATTATCTGTGGCTGCTCTTGCCTGGGAGTTGTGGCCCTTGTTTTTGCCATCAAG GCGGAAGAGCGGCATAAGGCAGGCCGATCCGAGGAGGCAGAGCACTGGGGGGCCCGGGCCCGGAGGTTCATCCTGGCCAGCTTTGTCGTCTGGCTTACAGTCCTCATTCTGGGCCCCCTGCTGCTGTGGCTGCTCTCCTACGCCATCGCCCAGGCCGAGTGA